The candidate division KSB1 bacterium genome includes a window with the following:
- the rsxC gene encoding electron transport complex subunit RsxC has protein sequence MRILQHRTFSGGVHPPQNKLTARLPIEDIVPPPMVVIPLQQHLGAPAEPVCQVGDMVKIGDKIGEAKGFVSVPCHASVSGTVKAVEPRLHPLGGKVLSVVIENDGKGEVSPSLVPDDGYLERSPDELRSRIREAGLAGMGGAAFPTHVKLSPPANKPIDTLIINGAECEPYLTSDHRLMLEHPREILAGVQVIVKILGCKRCFIAIEDNKPDAIETMRRAVAEGGYPYQVLPFRAKYPQGAEKQLIKAATGREVPRGGLPMDVGCLVHNVGTAKAIYEAVALRKPLVERVVTVTGAGVRSPKNLRVPLGTPFAHLFAQCGGLSEDAGKIIMGGPMMGIAQFSDEVPVIKGTSGVVVLSKAESKVPAPHPCIGCARCVDACPMKLVPTHIQTLVRHERFGMAKTYGLLDCIECGCCGFVCPAGIPFVHLMKYGKMKVYQLERAAGAKSA, from the coding sequence TTGCGGATACTACAGCATCGAACCTTTTCTGGAGGAGTACACCCTCCACAAAACAAACTCACCGCGCGCCTTCCCATCGAGGACATAGTCCCGCCGCCCATGGTGGTGATCCCGCTCCAGCAGCACCTCGGTGCACCGGCTGAACCCGTGTGCCAAGTGGGCGACATGGTGAAAATCGGCGACAAAATCGGAGAGGCAAAAGGGTTTGTCTCCGTACCGTGCCATGCCTCGGTCTCCGGGACGGTGAAGGCAGTGGAGCCCCGCCTGCACCCATTGGGGGGCAAAGTCTTGTCGGTAGTCATAGAAAACGACGGCAAGGGTGAAGTGAGTCCGTCGCTGGTACCGGACGATGGCTACTTAGAGCGCTCCCCCGATGAGCTTCGCAGCCGCATTCGCGAAGCCGGACTGGCCGGCATGGGAGGAGCAGCATTCCCCACGCATGTGAAGCTCTCCCCACCGGCAAACAAGCCCATCGACACGCTCATCATCAATGGGGCGGAGTGCGAGCCTTACTTGACCTCAGACCACCGATTGATGCTTGAACATCCGCGCGAGATCCTTGCCGGTGTTCAGGTCATCGTGAAGATTCTCGGCTGCAAGAGGTGTTTCATCGCCATCGAGGATAACAAGCCTGACGCTATCGAGACGATGCGTAGAGCGGTCGCCGAGGGTGGATACCCCTATCAGGTGCTCCCATTTCGGGCGAAGTACCCGCAAGGTGCCGAAAAGCAGCTGATCAAGGCGGCCACGGGGCGAGAAGTGCCTCGCGGGGGCCTGCCCATGGATGTGGGCTGCTTGGTCCACAACGTGGGTACGGCGAAAGCCATCTACGAGGCTGTGGCCTTGCGCAAGCCCCTCGTGGAGCGGGTGGTGACGGTGACCGGGGCAGGCGTCCGTTCGCCCAAGAATCTGCGTGTCCCCCTTGGTACTCCTTTTGCGCACCTTTTTGCCCAGTGCGGAGGCCTGAGTGAGGACGCAGGCAAGATCATCATGGGGGGGCCAATGATGGGCATTGCGCAGTTTTCCGATGAGGTGCCGGTGATCAAGGGCACATCCGGCGTGGTCGTGCTCAGCAAAGCGGAGAGCAAAGTGCCAGCGCCCCATCCCTGTATTGGCTGCGCCCGATGTGTAGACGCCTGCCCAATGAAACTGGTGCCGACGCATATTCAGACCCTTGTCAGGCATGAACGCTTTGGCATGGCCAAGACCTATGGTTTGCTGGATTGCATAGAGTGCGGGTGCTGCGGCTTTGTCTGTCCAGCCGGTATCCCCTTTGTGCACTTGATGAAGTACGGAAAGATGAAAGTCTATCAGCTGGAGAGGGCAGCGGGGGCAAAAAGCGCGTAG
- the nrdR gene encoding transcriptional regulator NrdR, with the protein MKCPFCAHPDTHVIDSRTRGDGQFVRRRRECLACGKRFTTKEYADVGPILVIKADGRREPFDRNKILHGVQLACTKRPISVQAMEDLVAGVEAELRELGAEEVESKLIGEKVAQRLKELDDVAYVRFASVYRKFQTKEGFLEELRQLKGE; encoded by the coding sequence ATGAAGTGCCCATTTTGTGCTCATCCGGATACGCACGTAATCGACTCGCGCACGCGAGGCGACGGGCAGTTCGTGCGGCGACGACGCGAGTGCCTGGCGTGCGGTAAACGCTTCACCACCAAAGAATATGCCGATGTGGGCCCCATCCTGGTCATTAAGGCCGATGGGCGCCGAGAGCCGTTCGACCGCAACAAGATCCTGCACGGTGTGCAATTGGCGTGCACCAAACGACCGATCTCGGTCCAGGCTATGGAAGACCTCGTAGCGGGCGTGGAAGCAGAACTGCGCGAGCTGGGGGCGGAAGAGGTGGAATCAAAGCTCATCGGCGAGAAGGTAGCGCAACGCCTCAAAGAGTTGGACGATGTTGCCTACGTGCGGTTTGCCTCGGTTTACCGCAAATTCCAGACTAAAGAGGGGTTCCTGGAAGAGCTGCGCCAGCTGAAGGGTGAGTGA
- a CDS encoding tetratricopeptide repeat protein, translating into MKRTVLPGMVAGITAVGVVGAWLCSIALWSGCAATGPKISPEQEMARRKAIQDSIRAAQRLEILKKWSLGYEHYKNKSYRDAIPHFWKVIEMDTAQHEMKEVYTVLGDAYIKLNVPDSALLVYELGVEVFPQNAHLHRSLGYLYGVIGRVPEAIHQYEEALKIEPNRVDDRRALANLYIKAENIDGAILQLEKVLEVDPGDKQSQETLSSLYRASGDEMGYVQALEKAHQLDPENTETMLKLGKAYYDRNENQKAVTILEKLLAKTPNDTYAMELQAGALQNMKRFKEAIAVYDKVIALKPDNKRAYCEQASCYKELGQFAKARALVRKVSSMDPKYGYAYFVAGEIYEASVDACMTQRGERSPKFDDKLVYWFAYEEYRKAAEDLETRDYAQRRMAYLKNLIPTEDDIFFHKEEWTKKRTRLDCYQWIY; encoded by the coding sequence GTGAAAAGGACGGTCCTTCCGGGGATGGTAGCTGGAATCACGGCAGTGGGGGTTGTGGGTGCATGGTTGTGCTCCATCGCGCTTTGGTCCGGCTGTGCTGCGACGGGCCCAAAGATCTCGCCGGAACAGGAGATGGCCCGTAGAAAAGCAATCCAGGACTCTATCAGGGCCGCTCAGCGCCTCGAGATCCTCAAGAAGTGGAGTCTTGGCTATGAGCACTACAAGAACAAAAGCTACCGCGATGCCATCCCGCACTTTTGGAAAGTCATCGAGATGGACACGGCCCAGCACGAGATGAAGGAGGTCTACACTGTTCTTGGCGATGCCTATATCAAGCTGAATGTTCCTGATAGCGCGCTCCTCGTCTATGAGCTGGGAGTGGAGGTGTTTCCGCAAAATGCCCACCTCCACCGCAGCCTTGGCTATCTTTACGGCGTGATCGGCCGTGTGCCCGAGGCGATCCACCAGTACGAAGAGGCGTTGAAGATCGAACCGAACCGAGTCGACGACCGTCGGGCCCTTGCGAACCTTTACATCAAGGCTGAGAACATAGACGGTGCCATACTGCAGTTGGAAAAAGTGCTAGAGGTGGATCCGGGTGACAAGCAAAGCCAGGAGACCTTGAGCTCGCTGTACCGGGCAAGTGGGGATGAAATGGGCTACGTGCAGGCCTTGGAAAAGGCGCACCAGCTGGACCCGGAGAATACCGAGACCATGCTCAAGCTGGGCAAGGCATACTACGACCGCAACGAGAATCAGAAGGCGGTCACCATCCTGGAGAAACTCCTGGCCAAAACGCCCAACGACACCTACGCCATGGAGCTTCAGGCGGGTGCGCTCCAGAACATGAAACGGTTCAAGGAGGCCATCGCGGTCTACGACAAGGTCATAGCGCTGAAACCCGACAACAAGCGGGCCTATTGCGAACAGGCGTCATGTTACAAGGAGCTGGGGCAATTTGCCAAAGCTCGCGCGTTGGTACGGAAGGTCTCCTCGATGGACCCAAAGTACGGCTATGCCTACTTTGTTGCCGGCGAGATCTATGAGGCATCCGTTGATGCCTGCATGACGCAGCGGGGTGAGCGGAGCCCAAAGTTTGATGACAAGCTGGTCTACTGGTTTGCCTACGAGGAGTACCGGAAGGCGGCTGAAGACCTCGAGACGCGCGACTATGCGCAGCGCCGCATGGCTTATCTGAAGAACCTCATTCCCACGGAGGACGATATCTTCTTTCACAAGGAGGAGTGGACCAAGAAGCGGACACGGCTGGATTGCTATCAGTGGATCTACTGA
- a CDS encoding serine hydroxymethyltransferase, giving the protein MEELRRTDPEVYKAIADEVARQNDKLELIASENFVSVAVLQAMGQVMTNKYAEGYPGKRYYGGCEHVDVVEELARERAKKLFGAEHANVQPHSGSQANMAAYFAFVNPGDTVMGMNLAHGGHLTHGSPVNFSGRFLRMVFYGVDRSGYIDMGEVEAVARRERPRLIITGASAYSRAIDYAAFRQIADSVGAKLIADIAHPAGLIACGLLPSPLPHCHVVTSTTHKTLRGPRGGLILIGKDQENDMGLTTPKGRLKMISEIIDSNVFPGFQGGPLMHVIAAKAVAFKEALEPEFRSYSAQVIANAKALANALMERGYQIVSGGTDTHLMLVDLRNKGLTGRDAERALEQAGITVNKNMVPFDDQSPFVTSGIRLGSPALTTRGMKEPEMVYIAELIDQVLSHMGDEKVYTQVRGAVRELCTRFPLYTFMEAAAVAQ; this is encoded by the coding sequence GTGGAAGAACTACGCCGCACTGATCCAGAGGTCTACAAGGCCATTGCCGACGAGGTGGCCAGGCAAAACGACAAACTGGAGCTCATCGCATCGGAGAATTTTGTCAGCGTGGCAGTGCTCCAGGCGATGGGCCAGGTGATGACCAACAAATACGCCGAAGGCTACCCCGGTAAGCGATACTACGGCGGCTGCGAACACGTAGATGTGGTGGAGGAGCTCGCTAGGGAACGCGCCAAGAAGCTCTTCGGGGCCGAGCACGCGAACGTACAACCCCACTCCGGCTCCCAAGCGAACATGGCCGCGTACTTTGCCTTTGTCAATCCTGGCGATACCGTGATGGGGATGAACTTGGCACACGGGGGGCATTTGACCCATGGCAGTCCGGTCAACTTCTCTGGCCGCTTCCTCCGGATGGTGTTCTATGGCGTTGACCGGAGCGGATACATTGACATGGGGGAGGTGGAGGCAGTGGCCCGGCGGGAGCGTCCCCGATTGATCATCACGGGCGCCAGTGCCTATTCGCGGGCCATCGACTATGCGGCCTTCCGCCAAATCGCCGACAGCGTGGGTGCCAAGCTCATCGCCGATATTGCCCACCCGGCGGGGCTGATCGCTTGTGGCCTCCTGCCGAGTCCGCTACCGCACTGCCATGTGGTCACCTCCACCACTCATAAGACGCTCCGTGGCCCTCGGGGCGGACTCATCCTGATAGGCAAAGATCAGGAAAACGACATGGGATTGACCACCCCCAAGGGCAGACTGAAGATGATCTCCGAGATCATCGACTCGAACGTCTTCCCCGGGTTTCAAGGCGGACCGCTGATGCACGTGATTGCAGCCAAGGCGGTGGCGTTCAAGGAGGCGCTGGAGCCGGAATTCAGGTCCTATTCGGCGCAGGTCATTGCCAATGCCAAGGCGCTCGCCAATGCCTTGATGGAACGTGGCTATCAGATCGTCTCCGGCGGAACCGACACCCACCTCATGTTGGTGGATCTGCGGAACAAAGGGTTGACCGGCAGGGATGCCGAGCGGGCACTGGAGCAGGCCGGCATCACGGTTAACAAAAATATGGTGCCTTTTGATGACCAGAGCCCATTTGTGACCAGTGGCATCCGGCTGGGGTCGCCGGCGCTCACGACGCGTGGCATGAAGGAACCCGAGATGGTCTACATCGCGGAGCTCATTGACCAGGTGCTGTCGCACATGGGCGACGAGAAGGTGTACACTCAGGTGCGTGGCGCGGTGCGCGAGCTCTGTACCCGGTTCCCGCTGTACACGTTCATGGAGGCTGCGGCTGTAGCCCAGTAG